In Lacerta agilis isolate rLacAgi1 chromosome 8, rLacAgi1.pri, whole genome shotgun sequence, one genomic interval encodes:
- the BMP10 gene encoding bone morphogenetic protein 10, producing the protein MEPAGFQLWAAVSILVHLANGSPIMSLDMPLLEEDRPFFDEQDALLQTLQNELLKALNISDIPLQETAAKVDPPEYMLELFNRFATDKTSMPSANIIRSFKNEEQILQPIHFNGIRRYPLLFNVSIPHHEKITMAELRLYTLVQEDRMLYNGLSRKVTILEVLENDRGRGKEEEEERKMKVLASRHIYSTDNEWKTFEVTEAIRRWHHSDSTTHQLEVQIESRGGEEAVGGGKGDIDIDSETKHEPLLIVFSDDRSHAKKEEKHELNEIIEHEQDLQDLDMNGFHTSPRKEKLLQIRSNIIYDSTSRIRRNAKGSSCKKTSLYVDFKEIGWDSWIIAPPGYDASQCRGACSFPLDDHLTTTHAKARTLIHLNDPQKASPACCVPTKLDPISLLFLDNGVVTYKLNYEGMAVSECGCR; encoded by the exons ATGGAACCGGCAGGCTTTCAGCTGTGGGCAGCTGTCTCCATTCTGGTGCACCTTGCAAACGGTAGTCCCATCATGAGCCTAGACATGCCTCTCCTGGAGGAAGACAGGCCGTTCTTTGATGAACAGGATGCCTTACTTCAGACTTTGCAGAACGAGTTGCTGAAGGCGCTCAACATCTCCGACATCCCCCTGCAAGAGACGGCAGCCAAGGTGGACCCTCCGGAATACATGCTAGAGCTCTTTAACAGGTTTGCCACTGATAAGACCTCCATGCCATCAGCCAACATCATCAGAAGCTTCAAAAATGAAG AGCAGATTCTGCAGCCCATCCACTTCAATGGAATACGGAGGTACCCTCTTCTCTTCAACGTCTCCATTCCACATCATGAGAAAATAACAATGGCGGAATTGAGGCTCTACACTCTGGTTCAGGAGGACAGGATGCTCTACAATGGCCTCAGCAGGAAAGTCACCATCCTGGAAGTACTCGAGAATGACCGtggaagagggaaggaggaagaggaggagaggaaaatgaaagtactGGCATCCCGGCACATTTACAGCACTGACAATGAATGGAAAACGTTTGAGGTCACGGAGGCCATCAGGAGGTGGCATCACTCAGACTCCACCACTCATCAGCTGGAGGTGCAGATTGAGAGCCGAGGGGGAGAGGAGGCCGtcggaggagggaaaggagatatAGACATTGATTCAGAGACCAAACATGAGCCTTTACTCATTGTGTTTTCAGACGACCGAAGCCATGCCAAGAAAGAGGAGAAGCACGAACTGAATGAGATAATCGAGCACGAGCAAGATTTGCAGGACCTGGACATGAATGGTTTCCATACCAGCCCTAGAAAGGAGAAGCTTCTGCAGATCAGATCCAACATAATCTACGACTCCACATCCCGGATAAGGAGGAACGCCAAGGGGAGCAGCTGCAAAAAGACTTCGCTCTATGTGGATTTCAAGGAGATTGGCTGGGATTCCTGGATCATCGCACCTCCAGGCTATGATGCCTCTCAGTGTAGGGGAGCCTGTTCCTTCCCTTTGGACGATCACCTCACGACCACTCATGCCAAGGCCCGGACTTTGATTCACTTGAATGACCCCCAGAAAGCTTCTCCAGCTTGTTGTGTACCTACCAAGCTGGATCCCATCTCCTTACTCTTCTTGGATAACGGGGTCGTCACCTACAAGCTCAACTACGAAGGCATGGCTGTCTCAGAGTGCGGGTGCCGATAG